A single genomic interval of Nitrospinota bacterium harbors:
- a CDS encoding 50S ribosomal protein L11 methyltransferase: MTNMIEYHKMMLSDRYRTNTFKRAIFETVKPGDVVLDLGAGTGILSFFACMAGAKRVYAVEVDSVIEIAKELARENNLKDKITFINNVSTDISLSEKVDIIISEILGSFGLEEDIIDYMADARERFLKKSGVLI, translated from the coding sequence ATGACTAATATGATTGAATATCACAAAATGATGCTCTCTGATAGATACAGAACAAATACCTTTAAAAGAGCAATCTTTGAAACAGTAAAACCAGGAGATGTGGTTTTAGATTTGGGTGCAGGCACAGGAATATTATCATTCTTTGCATGCATGGCTGGTGCAAAAAGGGTCTATGCTGTTGAGGTAGATAGTGTGATAGAGATTGCCAAAGAATTAGCTAGAGAAAATAATTTAAAGGACAAAATAACCTTTATCAATAATGTTTCAACAGACATCTCTCTTTCTGAAAAGGTAGATATTATCATCTCAGAGATTTTAGGCTCCTTTGGCTTAGAAGAAGACATAATAGATTATATGGCGGACGCAAGAGAGCGCTTTCTAAAAAAAAGTGGGGTCCTTATA
- a CDS encoding PqqD family protein, with translation MKNNRPKKRDNLLYRELDGEGIIYDQKNSMVHTLNPTATLIWNYCDGKQSTKDIAKKLIKKYDTSLDNALKDIEKTLKNLKNLKLLME, from the coding sequence TTGAAAAATAACAGACCAAAAAAAAGAGATAACCTTTTATACAGAGAATTAGATGGCGAAGGGATAATATACGATCAAAAAAACAGCATGGTTCATACCCTCAATCCAACAGCCACACTGATATGGAACTACTGTGATGGTAAACAGAGTACAAAAGATATCGCAAAAAAGTTAATTAAAAAATATGATACAAGCCTCGATAATGCATTAAAAGATATTGAAAAGACCCTTAAAAATCTTAAAAATCTAAAACTACTAATGGAGTAA